The DNA sequence GATTGAAATGGAGCCGGTGGCGGCGATACTTGCCTGGCGGGGACAGATTGAAATGGCGCCGGTGGCGAAACTTGCCTGAATGCGCCGCCCCCATCAGAATTCATAAAGGACATGTGCATTTGCTGGTCCAGCTGCGGTTGCGAAGCTGCCGGGTTCATCGTCGGCGTCGGCGAGCTCATGCTGAACGGCTCCCGGTTGGCCATGGACGTCATAGCTTCAGACGATGACATTTTCTTCACCAAAATCTGAGAATCATAAATTGGAGTGAACAAAAATCCCAGCTTTAACTGAGCTCAAATCCCTAAACAGTGATGACATTTCAagcaattatcaaatttataggACAGAAGCAGTAATTTTTCAAATCAGAAAAAGGAATCCATAACTTCCGAAATCGAACAaggaaaaactaatttatcgaagattgaataatataaagatAATAATTTGCTCAGAAATAAcgcaaaattgaaatttgaaaaaaaaaaggagtaaaaaataaaagaaacacaGTGAAACAAGTTGAAAAAGGAAACAGCTTTTTAGATATAAAATCTCCGAAATTCAGTAGAATTCACCAAAGTGACGAACGGATCAagcaaaaataccaaaaaacaCTTAAATTTACGCCTCGGCAAACATACACAGTTACTTAAAATACACAATTTCCGaccaaaatacaaataaaataacaccCGAAAAATCAgacaaaattcagaaaaaatcaacaaaaataaagaaaaatcagGAATACTTACCAAGAAAATAGGGGATTTTTCTGCAGCACTGGAAAAATAACAAGACCGAAAAGACGGCGGCAACGAATTTCCCAGGAATTGTAAGTAGAGaaataaattagggtttttgaagagaaATGCTTTTCGTAAATAAATATGCcgtttaataatatatactctattattttgttaaatcgTTACCCAAAAATTAAAGCAGAGGAAAATCATCATTACGCTGTCGTATTTATCTTATTACTCAACACCTACTATGCTGTTTTACTCAGCGAGTAGGACCGTTTTCCTACTCtcactagtatttttttttcttaataatgaTTAATGGAAATTAGTGGGCTAAATCTGTGGAATTTGAGCTGGATTACATcagtgaaaagaaaatttataattataatccaAATAATCCAGCCCAATTATAACTAGTTTTCACTACTTTTTACtcgataaaataaaatttgggtactaatataatgtaatttgaattttatatttatattaccacggtgttttattttttacatttggAGGAGGTGGCATATTGGACATTGCACTCTCTTATGTCAGGGACTTTTGACAAAAAGAACTAGCAcgaatattatttaattttatttctctcattAATTTCTTCGTGGATTTTTTATCAGTATTTTCCATCTTTGTTATGGATGTGGGgactaaaatttataaattcatgCTAGTATTTTATTAGTCCCACGCCTCTATATATCTCTAtataatgcataaaaaatagagactGGCAAAGCTACATATATATGGGAAAAAAAGGggattacaaaataaataaaagattcaAGTGTTAACTAAAACATTTAGTTTGCTTTGTTCTATCCTAGTTTCTCTGCATAAAAACTATACTATCATAACACAAGATGATCTTTCAAGACCTGTCTAGCAAGATCAAATGCCCCACTTTGCTTATATATCAAATGAAGATTGTAAGCTGCTTCGCGACGAAGATCACAGTAGCCTGGCATTTTGATCTTGGTGGCATTTTGATTCTCATACGGGAGCGTTGGAATGGGATAATCCTTTTCGCGGGTGGTCAGTGCCTTCTCGTAGTATTGAGCAGCCAAAGAAACAAGGCCAACATGATGGTACGCCCGAGCAATGTTGTACAATGCCTCCTGCAAGAGAATTTACACTGTAAAGTCATGCTTCGATGGATTGAATAATCTTAACTCATTCGATCTTATCATCCTTCAATTGTAGTATCATATTTCATGCCAATCTAAACTACCATCCAAAAGTGAACTCCCCCTAAAGCGCTAAACATGGGAATTAGAATCTCGAAAGATAGTAGACTGAGAGAGAACTTATAAGAAACAAACCTGACTGTCTCCACAAAGGCGCAAGTTGTTATAGAGGAACGCGAGCCCTTGTAAGAAAGTCTGGTGCTTGTTTTGAAGTCGGAGGCCAAGGGACAAATTTATCAAGGCAGTTCCTAGAAAAATATTAggaatataaatgaatttaaccTTTTTTCTGAGGCAagtaattttatactaatctTTAATTCTAAGAGGCGAAGATGCATACCTCCACAAAGGTTGATCAAGGGATTGTCAGGCATCAGTTTATAGGCGTGCAAGTATTCTCGAGCAGCAGTCTGATGCTGACTGATCATAGTAAACTGGTGACCGGTAATAAGAATAGGTGGTATAGAATCTTTGTGTTTCACTCTCATGGAATGAAGGAGTTTGTTGCGTCTTGATAGTCGATTCATTCTGAATATGTGATCAACAGACTTGAggaagcaaaataaaaattgtactaGTATGAAATTCAATAATCTAATTTGCACCGACTATTACCTGAGTATTACTTTGTAGCAGTGATTCCAAGCAGAAAAACTGTAAGGGTCTCGACTTACAAAGTCACGTACTAAATCCCACCCGTGTGCAGGATCAGCAATTAAAGCTTCTAATTCTACAAGCGAAAAAGGTCACGAAACACATTAGAACTTTTAAGagttattgttattttatgaaaatgcaacaaaatttGTACAGGCAAAGATGAGCATAGCGTATAAActataaaagaggaaaatttcaacaaacaaaACTTACGAGCTCCAATAGTCCGAAGCTCCTTCTTTATTTGAACAGGTAATGCATCCAGTTTTAAGCTGATTTTTACAATCCCTAGTGCACTCGAATACCTTCTCAATGAAGATAATGACTTGcataactacaaaaatagtaaattacaAAGAATATCAGACTGTAATCAAGAAGTTTGATTTGTTTAATAAAAGGTGGTTCTTGTGCAATGTCATGGGATAATGGATAGGTGTAGTGTTCGTTTGTACATGGTCGTGTTGAGGGTGTGGATGGTTTAACGGGAACTTGACTGTTCAATAAGATAACAGGTATACAAAATCATAAAGACACGCATAGAGGGGGAGACAAACAATAAGAGAAGGATTGCAAAGAGACTTACATCTACAATCAACAGATGATTCTTCTCTTCATTCAAAAAGCCTGGCAAAGGAGACTCCATAGACACTTGCTGCACCGTGCACGAAACATCATATTCAAAACCAGGCCATTGTGAGCCAGTAACAGCAAGGAGTGTACAATTGAAATTACATCACAAGTACTCATTTCTTACCTGAGATTCATCGTCTGAATCATCACTGTTATAATCACATCCAGCAGCCAATGCTTCAGCTCGTTTCGCTTCTTTGAGTGCAGCCTTTTTCTGGAGCACCTTTTTTGCTCTGGCAGCTTTGGACCTAACCAGGAGATGGAAGGCAAAGTTCTAAAAAGGGCTCATACTATCAAAACATATGCTTGTTTCTATCTGGAAATATTATTCCAGAACGAATAAAACTTATTTGTATGAGAGGTTTTAAGAATGCTCACAGAGCTGCAGAAGAAGCTAAAGGAGGAAGTCCAAGAAGCACTCTGTCGGAGTTAGGATCTTTCAGAACTTCCGTCCTTTCTGAAAGAACACTACCAGTCAGCCGTGGACGGGATCTGGCCTTATTCCATGAGAAAAGTTTGGTATGCCAATAAGATTCTGAAATTgggaaataaaatagagagtaTTGGATGGTGTGGGATGATATAGAGCAGGGTACCTTCCGTTGGTTTTGTTCGACAAGCAATGTCTCATGAATTACTGGAAAAAGCACGTCCACAAAAGCCTCAACCAACCCTTTAGATTTATAGATCTGAGAAAGCTTTAACTTGATCTTTCCACTATGGTGCCACAACTTCCGTGGGTCTGATTTTGAGTCGGGATCTGCTATGGAGAACGAAACACTTACTAGCAACAACTAGAACAaggatattttattaaaaattttgcaAAAGGTATGATACCTGATTCTACTGGAGGAGAAAGCACAGAAATTGCTTCATCATCTCTTCCTTCTTCAAGAAGCATAGACGATAATGTCATCCGTGCATCAACACTATCATGAAGTTTCCGAATAGCTGCAAGAGAAAAATGTGGTGAGAGATAATGAACGAACTAAAAAAGAGGAATGTAAAACAgaaaaacattttcaaatgATCTATAAACTCCACAATCAAGAATCATCAAGCAACTTGTTCACACACTTTCAAACATGTGTACAAATCTGAATCCGACATTCaccttttttataatattcaattgcTTGTCCTCTTTGCTTTAGAGAAACACAACACCTTGCAATTTTCAAGTGTAGGTAGCCCTGAACACACGGAATTTCGAATATCACACCATAAATCACTGGTAGTATTCTGGAAATATAAAGTACTTGTATGAAGTAAGAATACTGTACTGTATTCTTTTTTGCATTGCATACATTATACTTCTCCGAGTCTTCCTCTAACATCAAATAATACGTTAATGCAGACTCAGGATGCCCGACGCTCATGAGTGAGTCTGCGACATCGATGATTAGGTGAGGATTATTAGCTGCAGCCTCTTGATTCAGAACTTTGAAGCAAGCCTGTCAATTTAGCAAACAGTGAGTTGATTGAAGAAAACAATACTAAAGCAAAAGCTGCAAACAGATCCAAACGAGGAAAGTTTGAGAATATAATAGAAGGAAAGGAATATGTGGCTGGTAACTAGTCTAAAATAATGATGGACATATTTACAACACCAACCTCTGCTTTCTCCTTATGACCAAGATGAATGTGGCATATTCCAGCTTTTGTTATTAAATCCAGTGGCATCTGTTTTCCAGTATTATACACCTTTTGTGTGTGTTCAATATGCTCAAGAGCTATGGCATACTTATCGTTATCCATCAGAACTGACACCAAGAGATCAACTACACCTATATTAGCAGCATCCTTCTGACGCTTGAGACTTTCCTCCAGCATACTGACAGCTCGCTCATGTTGCTTGCATTTTTGGTACAGCTGAAACCGAGAATGAAAATTATCGATAATGAGAgtagtaaaaatattaattaatgctgAATCATTAAAGTTGTTACCAAAAGTGGGGAACCTAAGAGTGCGTACTGTGCTGATCCTAGGGAAAGATCAGTCTCATAACAAGTGATGTGTACAACAACGAGACACATCTAAACATATTACGTTTCCCAACAGATGAGACACATATATTACTGAGGATGTGCACACTACTAATACGATTCATCATTCCATCATGGTGCCCATTGGCAAGATTTTCTATTTCTCAACTTTGATGTTTTGTTTCACAACTCACAAGGAATCGTAGGATAAAAAACCTAATCACCACACATATTCAACTGCGAATTGGTAAGCAATATACTTCGTACTTCATTTACTAATCAAAACATGCACTACAAGGGGATGGCAAACAATCTAAATGACATTATGTAACCTGTGCCGCTTTCTGCAGAACTTCAATGTTATCGGGACAGCGGCGAGCAATTTGTTCATAGGACTCAGCTGCTTTTTGATACTTTTCGAGCTCAACATAGAGCGAAGCACGGGTTGAATGAAGATCAATATCTTCTGGATCTGCTACTATTGCTTTGTTGAGGCAATAATAGGCCTGCTTTATGTCTTCGTGCTCTCTACAAATGATAATAAGGGTAGAATATTTTTCTGGTATCATTTCAGTCCATCAAATTAGTATAATGATGACACATTACGAACACATTCTAAACATGGAAGTAATCAGTAATAAGGTGATGGTTTTATTAAgttcaaacaattaaatttagcTCTCTCTTCAACATGgatatgagatttttttatttcactaagCATTAAAAGCCACCTTAACAGAAGTCTGACATCTAAACTAAGAGCAATCTTGAtcttaagataaaaaaaattatgcaatGGGACAAAGCTAATACAGGACGGATAGCTTTGCTTAAACACATGAGTTACAGGTCTAttgcaaatttaaatttattagtataagaTAATCAGAAGTACATCAAGAGGGTAGCATTTCAGTCCAATTCAAGATAAAAACAGACAAACAACAAGCAAACAAAGAGTTTTCTTGGAAAAAAAACAAGCAAACAAAGAGGACTGACATCATAAGGATGTACCACGAGATAAAAGAGAATGTTTTATATGTTACAGCTAACCTAAAAACATAATGATGCATGTCCAATCAAGTGGTATTACCTAATAACATAAAGAAGAGAACAAAGAGGAATCATACATTGATTTCGCAAGAAGAAGTTTCCACAAAGAAGCATCCTTCGGATTCAAATGCGCAGCAATCATGTAAAAAATCATTGCTTTCTTATTATCATCCGTCGCAGAATATATCAGACCAAGTGTATGATATGGATCCGAAAGATTTGGGGCAAGACGAATTACTTCATGCAACAGACAAATGGCCTACATTTTAAAACATGACTAGTTAGAAAAAGCATTTGCAGAATAGAGTTGATGTTCCACATGtcaaatatagaaatgacAATAGGCATGGAAAGATTCATTGCTCATacaaaattctttttattgCATAAGCCATCTGAAGacaaatgagaaaaaattgttCGTGACGTAGACATACCTTGTCAAAGTAACCTTGTGCATAATGAAGTGTAGCATCGCCAAGTTTTCTAGTCACTTCAGGATTCAATTTGTTCTTTGTTCCCTTCCTCCTTCCTCTTCGCCTCTCCTAAGTTTGGCACCAACCACAGTATGTAAATaacacatataattaaatgacCTCAAACAACTAGAATGCACattacaaagaaaaatatcataattaacaaatgatagataaaaaaaattcttgaggAATCGTCAGGATATCATtaaaaaaccaacaaaattactactacacCTTACAAAAGCTATTTAATTGAACACCCAACCATCAAAGATCCAAATGCATAAGAGAAACATTTTCTACATAATAGCTCCTTGAtaatttcacatttaattaaattcacacAGACTTTAAATTAACTTGAACCACCAACATATCGCATTTACCAGTAACCATATATACAACTCCAGGCTAAGGAATTACCACAGGAAAATGAATCAAAGaactttaaaatcaaaacaccAAATTAGAACCCTTAACAAACAACGCATACTAACCTTCCTcgacctcctcctcctcttcctaaCACCAAAGTTCATAGCCTCCTCAATTTCCTCGCGGGTCGCTCCAGCATTCTCCTCCTCTTGTCTCAATCTCTTAGCCAGTGTTTCACTGCGATCCCGGTGTAAATACAAAAGTCAATAAATACATCAATTTTGCTGAGATTTACATCAAATTACACAAAAGCAGAAAAAAGCAATGGAATACCTCTCATTCTCGTGAGGAGATGGGCGTTTCTTCGCCGCCAAAGCCTTGTATTGGTCCTCAATCTGCTGGAAAACCTCGTAAAGCGGCACACGCGAGGAGTCTTCGCCCTCGACAAAAGAGAGGGGGTCCATTTCGCCTTCGAATTGAAAATTGTagtcttcttctctctctgaTTCTCCATCTTCAGAAACCTCGCTGGTTTCTCCATCTTCCTCTTTCCCTTCATCCTCTCGCAAATCTAGCTCCTCTATCATGTCCAGAGCCGAACAACTTTCAGCCCCCTCAGCCGCCGAAGGAGGAGTTCCGCTGCTCTGAACCTCCATAAGTATGGAATTTAACTGCTTCAATTATACATACTGCCTGATTAATGATTGAGAAATGAATTCAAATCCATCATCTCAAGCTCTAACTAGCTCCTTACAGTGCCATTTTGGATCAGCcgaataggaaaaaaaaatcaaagactggatttttttcttaatcatgTGCGTGTTTGGATGATAATCCATAAATAGGCTAACATATACTTCAAAGTGCTgactaaacaaataaatattggtTGAATTGGTGCCTCTTTGGCACTTGCAAATTCAAAATCAGCGTATTCATTCATAGTAACAGATACAAGAAGTAAATCATTCAATTAATCCATGCTTTACAACTCAATTCAATATTatagaatatcaatacaatagCAAAGAAAGAGCTGAATTCACGACTCGAAAGATGTGAAACGCAcctgagagagagagagctgaATTACGACGGTTAGGGTAATAAAAACATTCAAGCCACAATATACTAAACACTcccaaaattattttcaatgatataaaattattccCAAAAATGGGTATTCATTACCcgcaaatatttttattttgatttctcaGACTTACTAAAAGCTATACGGAGTATTTTATTCTAGTAATTATTGTcaatgatataaaattattccCATTGGATAATACTCGATCGGATTTTGGGTAACTCGACAATTGTGAAACATCAATATCTatacccgaaaaatcgggtatccTGAAAATTTTAGATTGGATCATATCCAAATTGACATCCCTCCCtacttatatttatgtttggataaaataaaatgggctttttttttgttggcttATGCTCCAGTGAATTAACTATAATCATATTCAATGGGGAGTGTTAACTACCCATTAAATAATAGTCcttaaatattcaaaacaagatatcaatacgataaaaaaaacgtcaataagggtattaaggtcaatttataacaaattagtcgtaactaacttttaaaatatatcacataaactttaaaacgcattaactttctcgatttaaattattttttcgcacaacatataacaaattaaagataatttcataaggattctgACGaaatctcacttgcatatgttctaatgtcaaaatttgaatttttttttgaaaattttcaatttttttttacagcaaaccgatttaattttttatgctgGACTTTGTTTTCTGTTTCAGAAAATTGTGTCTTATATGGTGGTTGGCTTAGGGTcttttatgtacttttttattgtatattgGTAGTTTAATCCCCGGCAATAGAAAATCTaagtaattattaaattataaaactatttccgttcaaaaatattaaaatttcaattgtgAATGATACaagttttcatttaaaattagtaaaatagaagagatataaataaaagagaatttttttttactaaaattgacaaagactaattttgatggaggatccaaaatgaaaaaataaaataaaattattttccgTAGCTCTAAGTAAAGatagaatatatttttggcTCAAACAGTTTACAACAATGATTCATTTTAGAGTACAGCAATAGGACAACATAATTTGAAGTGATTAGAATTTAGAGAAGGCCAATTTGTTTGCAATTCTCGACAGAATCAACAAGAGTTTCTTTCAACGTCCTATATTTCCAACCAAGTCCCTGTAGTTTCTCCGAACTCACTTGTGGCACGCCCCTGCCTTGTTTGAAACTGTCAAAACACAGCCAATTAAGTTGTTAAGCATTTGCCAATCAACCACAGAGaaagaattttaatataattaccTTTTGGGATAGTTATGGTGAGGATAAATCTCCTTCAAATCTTGCACCAAATCCTCGTTTTTTATCATATGAGAAGTGCATATGTATCGACCTTGGGCATTAGGTCTCTcgtatattaatttcatagcTTCGGCTACATCACGTACATCTACTATTACACGCAAATTGTTTTCCATTGCTTCGTCCCCtcctaccaaaaatgaaatactcgTATATGAGATAAcaacattttgaatttttaatttgactcAACCAGTAAAATAGTAGTACCTTTGAACAAGTCAAGCAAGATGAAAGTGCTAGCGTTTGGGGTATGTTGGAGCATGGGGCCGAGGATGATGCCGGGGCAAACGGAAACCAAGTCAAGCCCATTTGTGTCTGCATAGGCCCACGCCTCAG is a window from the Salvia hispanica cultivar TCC Black 2014 chromosome 1, UniMelb_Shisp_WGS_1.0, whole genome shotgun sequence genome containing:
- the LOC125201176 gene encoding general transcription factor 3C polypeptide 3-like isoform X1 gives rise to the protein MEVQSSGTPPSAAEGAESCSALDMIEELDLREDEGKEEDGETSEVSEDGESEREEDYNFQFEGEMDPLSFVEGEDSSRVPLYEVFQQIEDQYKALAAKKRPSPHENESETLAKRLRQEEENAGATREEIEEAMNFGVRKRRRRSRKERRRGRRKGTKNKLNPEVTRKLGDATLHYAQGYFDKAICLLHEVIRLAPNLSDPYHTLGLIYSATDDNKKAMIFYMIAAHLNPKDASLWKLLLAKSIEHEDIKQAYYCLNKAIVADPEDIDLHSTRASLYVELEKYQKAAESYEQIARRCPDNIEVLQKAAQLYQKCKQHERAVSMLEESLKRQKDAANIGVVDLLVSVLMDNDKYAIALEHIEHTQKVYNTGKQMPLDLITKAGICHIHLGHKEKAEACFKVLNQEAAANNPHLIIDVADSLMSVGHPESALTYYLMLEEDSEKYNGYLHLKIARCCVSLKQRGQAIEYYKKAIRKLHDSVDARMTLSSMLLEEGRDDEAISVLSPPVESADPDSKSDPRKLWHHSGKIKLKLSQIYKSKGLVEAFVDVLFPVIHETLLVEQNQRKARSRPRLTGSVLSERTEVLKDPNSDRVLLGLPPLASSAALSKAARAKKVLQKKAALKEAKRAEALAAGCDYNSDDSDDESQQVSMESPLPGFLNEEKNHLLIVDLCKSLSSLRRYSSALGIVKISLKLDALPVQIKKELRTIGAQLEALIADPAHGWDLVRDFVSRDPYSFSAWNHCYKVILRMNRLSRRNKLLHSMRVKHKDSIPPILITGHQFTMISQHQTAAREYLHAYKLMPDNPLINLCGGTALINLSLGLRLQNKHQTFLQGLAFLYNNLRLCGDSQEALYNIARAYHHVGLVSLAAQYYEKALTTREKDYPIPTLPYENQNATKIKMPGYCDLRREAAYNLHLIYKQSGAFDLARQVLKDHLVL
- the LOC125201176 gene encoding general transcription factor 3C polypeptide 3-like isoform X2, whose translation is MEVQSSGTPPSAAEGAESCSALDMIEELDLREDEGKEEDGETSEVSEDGESEREEDYNFQFEGEMDPLSFVEGEDSSRVPLYEVFQQIEDQYKALAAKKRPSPHENESETLAKRLRQEEENAGATREEIEEAMNFGVRKRRRRSRKERRRGRRKGTKNKLNPEVTRKLGDATLHYAQGYFDKAICLLHEVIRLAPNLSDPYHTLGLIYSATDDNKKAMIFYMIAAHLNPKDASLWKLLLAKSIEHEDIKQAYYCLNKAIVADPEDIDLHSTRASLYVELEKYQKAAESYEQIARRCPDNIEVLQKAAQLYQKCKQHERAVSMLEESLKRQKDAANIGVVDLLVSVLMDNDKYAIALEHIEHTQKVYNTGKQMPLDLITKAGICHIHLGHKEKAEACFKVLNQEAAANNPHLIIDVADSLMSVGHPESALTYYLMLEEDSEKYNGYLHLKIARCCVSLKQRGQAIEYYKKAIRKLHDSVDARMTLSSMLLEEGRDDEAISVLSPPVESDPDSKSDPRKLWHHSGKIKLKLSQIYKSKGLVEAFVDVLFPVIHETLLVEQNQRKARSRPRLTGSVLSERTEVLKDPNSDRVLLGLPPLASSAALSKAARAKKVLQKKAALKEAKRAEALAAGCDYNSDDSDDESQQVSMESPLPGFLNEEKNHLLIVDLCKSLSSLRRYSSALGIVKISLKLDALPVQIKKELRTIGAQLEALIADPAHGWDLVRDFVSRDPYSFSAWNHCYKVILRMNRLSRRNKLLHSMRVKHKDSIPPILITGHQFTMISQHQTAAREYLHAYKLMPDNPLINLCGGTALINLSLGLRLQNKHQTFLQGLAFLYNNLRLCGDSQEALYNIARAYHHVGLVSLAAQYYEKALTTREKDYPIPTLPYENQNATKIKMPGYCDLRREAAYNLHLIYKQSGAFDLARQVLKDHLVL